The Streptomyces sp. NBC_01275 genome has a segment encoding these proteins:
- a CDS encoding macrolide family glycosyltransferase, producing the protein MSTIAFLNIGMHGHVNPTLPVVAELVRRGHAVSYHTSPAFRGEIEATGATVHLYPGGDQPLPDPPTPVTWMEALASTAVRLLPTVLTDLRRDRPDLIVHDSACLWGAVAARELGVPAASSFTTFALNRHVPSPTRGSWDLLTAAMAQPRSVQGYLRSRWALHRRFDARGLPLLDVANIRRPLNLVYTSRAFQPAVEDFDESYRFVGPSIGARPLDPSFPADRLQDPVLYASLGTVFNADPQLLRSFATALAPLGGTVVVATGQTDPDALGPLPSNVLARRFVPQPEVLARAALFVTHGGMNSVNEAMYAGVPLLVVPQGADQPMVARRVVELGAGLSMRTQDVARGSMRVLARRLLHEPRFRAAASALRTAQREAGGHGRAADELERYLQTAGPVGPSAPPLPHSEAE; encoded by the coding sequence GTGAGTACCATCGCGTTCCTCAACATCGGCATGCACGGGCACGTCAACCCGACGCTGCCGGTCGTGGCCGAGCTCGTTCGACGCGGCCATGCCGTCAGCTACCACACCTCGCCCGCGTTCCGTGGGGAGATCGAGGCCACCGGCGCGACCGTGCACCTCTACCCCGGGGGCGATCAGCCGCTCCCCGATCCGCCGACGCCGGTCACGTGGATGGAGGCGCTCGCGAGCACCGCCGTGCGCTTGCTGCCCACCGTGCTCACCGACCTGCGCCGCGACCGACCCGACCTGATCGTCCACGACAGTGCCTGTCTGTGGGGCGCGGTCGCCGCCCGCGAGCTCGGGGTGCCGGCAGCCTCGTCGTTCACCACGTTCGCCCTCAACCGGCATGTTCCCAGCCCCACCCGTGGCTCCTGGGACCTGCTGACCGCAGCGATGGCTCAGCCCCGCAGCGTCCAGGGCTACCTGCGGTCCCGCTGGGCGCTGCACCGTCGCTTCGACGCACGGGGGTTGCCTTTGCTCGACGTGGCGAACATCCGCCGACCGCTCAACCTGGTCTACACCTCACGGGCGTTCCAGCCTGCCGTCGAGGACTTCGACGAGTCGTATCGGTTCGTCGGCCCAAGCATCGGCGCCCGACCGCTCGACCCGTCGTTCCCGGCCGATCGGCTGCAGGACCCGGTCCTGTACGCCTCGCTGGGCACGGTGTTCAACGCCGACCCACAGCTGCTGCGCAGCTTTGCCACCGCGCTCGCCCCGCTGGGCGGCACCGTGGTCGTCGCCACCGGGCAGACCGATCCCGACGCGCTCGGGCCACTGCCCTCCAACGTGCTCGCCCGCCGCTTCGTGCCGCAGCCGGAGGTGCTGGCCCGCGCGGCGCTGTTCGTCACCCACGGCGGGATGAACAGTGTCAACGAGGCCATGTACGCCGGGGTTCCGCTGCTGGTGGTCCCGCAGGGCGCCGACCAGCCGATGGTGGCCCGGCGCGTCGTCGAGCTGGGCGCCGGCCTGTCGATGCGTACCCAGGACGTCGCAAGGGGCTCGATGCGTGTCCTCGCCCGGCGCCTCCTTCACGAGCCCCGGTTCCGGGCAGCCGCGAGCGCCCTGCGGACCGCCCAGCGCGAGGCGGGTGGACATGGGCGCGCCGCCGACGAACTCGAGCGGTACCTGCAGACGGCCGGCCCGGTCGGTCCGTCGGCTCCGCCGCTCCCTCACAGCGAGGCCGAGTGA
- a CDS encoding NAD(P)/FAD-dependent oxidoreductase has translation MKDVLVIGGGFAGVWSAAGAVRAAREAGGPGDEIRVTLVSGGDDLVIRPRLYEDAPEGMRVALDRILGPIGVRRVTATVTGIDTEAHTVRAVGRAGEELDMAYDKLVLATGSQLVQPDFPGSQEVFDVDTLPAAAALDNHLRRLPEQASSPGRYTAVVVGAGFTGLEIATALGERLRAIADRDSAAEDVRVVLVDRAGVVGPELGPGPRPNIDDAIDELKIERRLGRTVASATRRDVTLSDGEVISAATVVWTAGMAASPLTAQIPGERDRLGRLGVDAHLRVIGVPDVYAAGDTALAPAEDGYSTVQSCQHALPMGKFAGHNVAADLLGNTLLPFTPDPYVTCLDLGLAGAVFTEGWDRKIALTGQEAKTLKRNINAIWIYPPTDDPEQILAQAGRFSNG, from the coding sequence ATGAAGGATGTCCTGGTCATCGGCGGAGGCTTCGCCGGCGTGTGGAGCGCGGCAGGAGCCGTACGCGCCGCCCGTGAGGCGGGCGGCCCCGGCGACGAAATACGGGTGACGCTGGTCAGCGGCGGCGATGATCTGGTCATCCGCCCCCGCCTCTACGAGGACGCCCCCGAAGGTATGCGGGTCGCCCTCGACCGCATCCTCGGACCGATCGGCGTACGCCGCGTCACGGCGACCGTCACAGGGATCGACACCGAGGCGCACACCGTACGTGCCGTCGGACGTGCCGGCGAGGAACTGGACATGGCCTACGACAAGCTGGTGCTGGCCACGGGTAGCCAGCTCGTACAGCCCGACTTCCCGGGCTCGCAAGAAGTCTTCGACGTCGACACCCTTCCCGCGGCGGCCGCCCTCGACAACCACCTGCGGAGGCTGCCCGAACAGGCATCCTCTCCGGGCCGCTACACCGCCGTCGTGGTCGGCGCCGGTTTCACCGGTCTGGAGATCGCCACCGCACTGGGCGAACGGCTCCGCGCGATCGCCGACCGCGACAGCGCGGCGGAAGACGTCCGGGTCGTCCTGGTCGACCGCGCCGGCGTCGTGGGCCCGGAGCTCGGCCCCGGCCCCCGCCCGAACATCGACGACGCGATCGACGAACTGAAGATCGAACGACGCCTGGGACGCACTGTGGCATCGGCGACCCGCCGGGACGTCACCCTCTCGGACGGCGAAGTGATCTCCGCGGCGACCGTCGTGTGGACGGCCGGTATGGCCGCGAGCCCGCTCACGGCCCAGATCCCCGGCGAACGCGACCGGCTGGGACGACTCGGAGTGGACGCGCACCTCAGGGTCATCGGAGTTCCCGACGTCTACGCGGCGGGCGACACCGCGCTTGCCCCCGCGGAAGACGGCTACTCCACGGTGCAGTCCTGCCAGCACGCCCTGCCCATGGGCAAGTTCGCCGGACACAACGTGGCGGCCGACCTCCTGGGCAACACCCTGCTGCCCTTCACCCCCGACCCCTACGTCACCTGCCTCGACCTCGGCCTCGCCGGTGCCGTCTTCACCGAAGGGTGGGACCGCAAGATCGCGCTGACCGGGCAGGAGGCCAAGACCCTCAAGCGGAACATCAACGCGATCTGGATCTACCCGCCGACTGACGACCCGGAGCAGATCCTCGCCCAGGCGGGCCGCTTCTCCAACGGCTGA
- a CDS encoding SDR family oxidoreductase: MRVVVAGATGLIGSRTVARLRDHGVEVVPVSRRHGVDVITGSGLGEALRGAEVVVDVTDAPTRTEEAGLRFFRIATANLLAAAASAGVEHHVVLSVAGAGRLRSGYFLAKELQEYQAGRSSIPHSIVRAALSFESLEAMALADTRPDGVHVAPALIRPVATDDVAAAVAHVAVGLPLLGTLEVAGPEEYRLDDLTAKLLAAKGDARSVVTDARARLLAAEVGKRALLPGPGTHIGHTTFSAWLAQR, encoded by the coding sequence ATGAGAGTCGTTGTCGCAGGGGCCACGGGGCTGATCGGCTCCAGGACGGTTGCCAGACTCCGTGACCATGGTGTGGAAGTCGTGCCCGTCTCACGCCGCCATGGTGTCGACGTGATCACGGGGAGCGGTCTCGGCGAGGCCTTGCGCGGTGCCGAGGTGGTGGTGGACGTCACCGACGCGCCCACCCGCACCGAGGAAGCCGGTCTGCGGTTCTTCCGCATCGCGACGGCCAACCTCCTGGCCGCGGCGGCCTCGGCCGGCGTCGAGCATCACGTGGTCCTGTCGGTGGCGGGAGCCGGGCGGCTGCGGTCGGGTTACTTCCTTGCGAAAGAGTTGCAGGAGTACCAGGCAGGGCGGTCTTCGATCCCTCATTCGATCGTGCGTGCCGCGCTCTCCTTCGAGTCCCTCGAGGCCATGGCTCTGGCGGACACACGCCCGGACGGGGTCCACGTCGCGCCTGCGCTGATCCGTCCCGTGGCAACGGACGACGTCGCCGCCGCCGTCGCGCATGTCGCTGTGGGACTGCCTCTGTTGGGCACGCTCGAGGTGGCCGGCCCCGAGGAGTACCGCCTCGACGACCTCACGGCGAAGCTCCTAGCCGCAAAGGGCGACGCCAGAAGTGTCGTCACCGATGCGCGCGCCAGGCTCCTCGCCGCCGAAGTGGGGAAGCGCGCGCTTCTGCCCGGACCGGGCACCCACATCGGTCACACGACCTTCAGCGCATGGCTCGCGCAGCGCTGA
- a CDS encoding patatin-like phospholipase family protein has product MRVSRRRRPASSAHFGLSEAATSRPPVDPTSAGLSALPRPVAVVVGAGGVLGAAHVGVGYALEQRGFVPDLIIGTSVGALNGAIAAAHPDRAAPWLDHVWTQLRRREVYPLGYLSSRAGIFTDRGLRRLIARAGLPSRIEQLAVPFTAVAMDLATGAPVLLDHGDLESALLASAAIPGMLPPVDREGRTLVDGGVIAYVPVLAAQQAGAASVVVVAAGPESSPLRPANPRRRAGAVAARAGLLLLHHQIERDLHEVSRRIPTVVLPTGIETWPAPWDFGHSQRLISTACRAAGRFLDGLSINGPGLYRVDDSSAASAGPGEASTCSTVGVDL; this is encoded by the coding sequence ATGAGGGTTTCTCGTCGCCGAAGACCAGCCTCGTCGGCGCACTTCGGCCTCAGCGAGGCGGCGACGAGCAGGCCGCCCGTGGACCCGACGTCGGCCGGATTGAGCGCCCTTCCCCGGCCCGTGGCCGTGGTGGTGGGCGCCGGTGGCGTGCTCGGGGCGGCGCATGTCGGTGTCGGATACGCGCTGGAGCAGCGCGGATTCGTCCCGGACCTGATCATCGGAACCTCGGTGGGCGCCCTCAACGGGGCCATCGCGGCCGCCCACCCCGACAGGGCCGCGCCGTGGCTGGACCACGTGTGGACCCAGTTGCGTCGCCGTGAGGTGTATCCGCTCGGCTACCTGTCCTCACGGGCCGGCATCTTCACCGATCGCGGCCTGCGTCGGCTGATCGCACGGGCTGGGCTGCCGTCGCGGATCGAGCAGTTGGCGGTCCCGTTCACCGCGGTGGCCATGGACCTGGCCACCGGGGCTCCGGTGCTGCTCGACCACGGAGACCTCGAGTCCGCGCTGCTGGCCAGCGCGGCCATTCCCGGGATGCTGCCCCCCGTGGATCGTGAGGGCCGGACGCTCGTCGACGGCGGGGTGATCGCCTACGTCCCGGTACTGGCCGCCCAGCAGGCCGGGGCGGCCAGCGTGGTGGTGGTCGCGGCCGGGCCGGAGAGCTCACCGTTGCGCCCCGCCAATCCGCGCCGACGGGCCGGTGCGGTCGCCGCCCGGGCCGGGCTACTGCTGTTGCACCACCAGATCGAGCGTGATCTGCACGAGGTGTCCCGGCGCATCCCGACCGTCGTGCTGCCGACCGGCATCGAGACGTGGCCCGCCCCGTGGGACTTCGGCCATTCCCAGCGGCTGATCAGCACCGCCTGCCGCGCGGCGGGGCGCTTTCTGGACGGGCTGAGCATCAACGGGCCGGGGCTGTACCGGGTCGACGATTCTTCGGCGGCATCCGCCGGCCCGGGCGAGGCGTCAACTTGTTCCACAGTGGGAGTCGACCTGTGA
- a CDS encoding MarR family winged helix-turn-helix transcriptional regulator, with amino-acid sequence MAVKDPSERIGYLIWQLSQAYAQRLERVLRPLGLTQAQFSALVRLSRDGAMSSAELARRCGVTAQSMGAGLRSLVERGLVERRPHPTHGKIIEMCVTPAGEALALRGETALEPCEQETLQPFLPREREQVRAHLRRMLGALNAPALGPDDRDQHGGT; translated from the coding sequence ATGGCGGTGAAGGATCCCAGTGAGCGCATCGGCTACCTGATCTGGCAGCTCTCACAGGCGTACGCGCAGCGCCTCGAACGGGTGTTGCGCCCGCTCGGACTGACCCAGGCGCAGTTCAGTGCGCTCGTCCGATTGAGCCGGGACGGGGCGATGTCCAGTGCCGAACTCGCCCGCCGCTGTGGCGTCACCGCCCAGTCCATGGGCGCGGGACTGCGGAGTCTGGTCGAGCGTGGACTCGTCGAGCGGCGTCCCCACCCCACTCACGGGAAGATCATCGAAATGTGCGTCACACCTGCGGGCGAGGCACTGGCACTGCGGGGCGAGACCGCGCTCGAACCGTGCGAGCAGGAGACCCTGCAACCGTTCCTGCCCCGGGAGCGGGAACAGGTACGCGCTCACCTCCGTCGCATGCTCGGAGCCCTCAACGCCCCGGCGCTGGGACCGGACGACCGGGATCAGCACGGCGGGACATGA
- a CDS encoding Rrf2 family transcriptional regulator, translated as MAKGVEWALHTLLNLDMIGGGPVGSGQLAEAHGLSSSYLNKQLQQLARAGLVVSVPGPRGGFRLARPLENITLLDVVEAIEGDTEVFRCTEIRCSGKIGELSPPPTGACAVNAAMRRAEQAWHQALAAQCLADIRAELDRSPMVRQVVRSALN; from the coding sequence ATGGCTAAAGGTGTCGAGTGGGCTCTGCACACACTGCTGAACCTGGACATGATCGGAGGCGGGCCGGTGGGCAGCGGCCAGCTCGCCGAGGCCCACGGCCTCTCCTCCTCCTACCTCAACAAACAGCTGCAGCAGTTGGCCCGTGCCGGGCTCGTGGTCTCCGTGCCCGGGCCGCGCGGAGGGTTCCGTCTGGCCAGACCCCTTGAGAACATCACCCTCCTGGATGTGGTGGAGGCCATCGAGGGAGACACCGAGGTCTTTCGCTGCACCGAGATCCGCTGCTCCGGCAAGATCGGCGAGCTGTCACCGCCGCCGACGGGCGCATGCGCCGTCAACGCGGCCATGCGCCGGGCGGAACAGGCATGGCACCAGGCACTGGCCGCTCAGTGTCTTGCCGATATCAGAGCGGAGCTGGACCGCTCCCCGATGGTCCGGCAAGTAGTGCGCTCCGCACTGAACTGA
- a CDS encoding carboxymuconolactone decarboxylase family protein has protein sequence MESRLNYFGHSLAGKALKHINSANKVASDSTLPAATQELVKIRVSQINGCAFCTDMHTKDAIAAGEAMQRLHLVAAWREAKVYTDAERAALELAEQGTRIADAAGGVTDEAWTNAAKHFDEDQLVALISLIAVINAYNRVNVVTQQPAGDYQPGQFG, from the coding sequence GTGGAATCGCGCCTCAACTACTTCGGCCACTCCCTCGCGGGAAAGGCGTTGAAGCACATCAACTCAGCCAACAAGGTTGCTTCGGACTCGACACTGCCGGCCGCGACCCAGGAACTGGTGAAGATCCGCGTCAGTCAGATCAACGGCTGCGCTTTCTGCACCGACATGCACACCAAGGACGCCATCGCGGCGGGAGAGGCCATGCAACGCCTCCACCTGGTCGCGGCCTGGCGCGAGGCCAAGGTGTACACCGACGCCGAGCGCGCCGCGTTGGAACTGGCTGAACAGGGCACCCGCATCGCCGACGCGGCCGGCGGTGTCACCGATGAGGCCTGGACGAACGCGGCGAAGCACTTCGACGAGGACCAACTCGTCGCCCTGATCTCCCTCATCGCCGTCATCAACGCCTACAACCGCGTCAACGTCGTCACCCAGCAGCCCGCCGGCGACTACCAGCCTGGCCAGTTCGGCTGA
- a CDS encoding ABC transporter permease yields the protein MPSTDTTGQSHLPDPDPGPERHRHHQGAQTDAPPERPGLTGPQAVLKPVITVLTIGLVFVSVFLAAFHTPQAHRLPVAVAASDRTAALFDVRLQRVSPDGFQVDRYPDNASARLAVEHRQAYAALLADDGDPRIVYAGANGPAVSALVTPLASPCAPGCQPTDEKWPVVDILPLSSGDSRGLSVFYASFGLVLAGFLFGQVTYQVAPRLSFGQRVSSLALFAAVGGLATALIASTAFGAIPGPFLGIAGLVALMAGAVAAATILLIRIFGPIGVLLASIFMLVMGNASSGGVLPPEFLPGWLKPLASVMPPGVGVRALDGLAYFHHDGLVNGVVVLSVWIALCVAALFLLDRIAASATSATSAAILHGARP from the coding sequence ATGCCCAGCACTGACACCACAGGTCAAAGTCATCTCCCCGACCCCGACCCTGGACCAGAGCGACACCGCCACCATCAAGGAGCGCAGACCGACGCCCCACCCGAACGGCCGGGGCTGACCGGTCCGCAGGCGGTGCTCAAGCCCGTGATCACGGTGCTGACGATTGGTCTGGTCTTCGTCAGCGTTTTCCTCGCCGCCTTCCATACGCCTCAGGCGCACCGACTGCCGGTCGCCGTCGCCGCATCCGACAGGACCGCGGCGCTTTTCGACGTCCGGCTGCAGCGTGTCTCGCCAGACGGCTTCCAGGTCGACCGGTACCCGGACAACGCCTCGGCCCGTCTGGCGGTTGAGCACCGCCAGGCCTATGCCGCGCTGTTGGCCGACGACGGCGATCCCAGGATCGTGTATGCGGGCGCCAACGGCCCCGCGGTGTCCGCGCTGGTGACTCCGCTCGCCAGTCCGTGCGCCCCGGGCTGTCAGCCGACAGACGAGAAATGGCCCGTGGTCGACATCCTTCCGCTCTCGAGCGGGGACAGCCGGGGCCTGTCGGTGTTCTATGCCTCATTCGGGCTGGTGCTCGCAGGGTTCCTCTTCGGCCAGGTGACCTACCAAGTGGCACCGCGCCTCTCTTTCGGGCAGCGCGTGAGCAGTCTGGCGCTGTTCGCGGCCGTCGGCGGGCTGGCGACCGCCCTCATCGCGAGTACGGCCTTCGGAGCCATACCCGGTCCCTTTCTGGGCATCGCGGGCCTTGTGGCGCTGATGGCGGGGGCTGTGGCGGCAGCCACCATCCTCTTGATCCGGATCTTCGGCCCGATCGGGGTTCTGCTTGCGTCGATTTTCATGCTGGTGATGGGAAACGCCAGCAGCGGTGGCGTACTGCCGCCCGAATTTCTGCCTGGTTGGCTGAAGCCCCTCGCCTCGGTCATGCCTCCGGGCGTCGGCGTCCGCGCCCTGGACGGGCTTGCCTACTTCCACCACGACGGGCTGGTCAACGGTGTCGTGGTGCTGTCGGTCTGGATCGCTCTGTGCGTCGCGGCGCTGTTCCTGCTCGACCGGATCGCCGCGTCTGCCACGTCTGCCACGTCTGCCGCGATCCTGCACGGCGCGAGGCCGTGA